The genomic stretch TATTGTTCACAGTAGCTGCATTATTAGCTACATTTTTTATTGACCGTGCCTATAGTGAACGCAATCAGGCACAGCTAGAGTCTCAATTAGTAGATGAAATAAATAAAACAAAAGAAGAAACGAAAAGTGATTACGCAGTAATTGATTTTAATGAACTCTTTGATTTTAACTGGGATGAAGTATATGTCTTTGGTCCAGAAGCGTCAGTAAAAGATGTTAATAAAGAACTTGGATTTAAATGGTCGGATGCTACATTAAACAGCGTGTTAAATAGTGAGGAAAATGTCGTTGTATTTGTAGAAAACAAACAGATTACCCAGTATATCAAGGTTCCAGTCGATTATGGCACCATTATTCCTAAAGAATCTGTAGTAAAAAAAGCGAACAATTAACTGTTCGCTTTTTTTATGCCTTTTTCTCAATCGTCTTTTTACGAGGTTTTTTGGGTTTTAAGTTAGATTGATCAATACTCAGTTTTAACATTTGCATCAGCTTGGTAACGTCTTGTTCAGACTGCTGCTGGTTAAAAGAAGCCATCGCTTCTTTGTTTTGAATAAGCTCATGTAGCATATCGCGATAGTCATCATGATGCACTTTTGGTTCAAATGGAGCAGATAATTTATTAATAATCTCTACAGCGGCTACACGATCTTTCGTTGATAGAGATGGTAACGAATCAATATGAGGAACGTCTTGTATATGCCGAAGCTCTTCATGAAAGTGTAGCGTTTGTAATAAAAGGCAGCCTTCATAAGAGCGGATGATTGCAAGCTGTTGCTTAGAATATAAAAAGACTTTTGCAATACCAACCTTTCCACTTTGTGCAAGACCTTCCAATAGTACGCTATATTCGCGCCCACCAAATTCAGTGGCTGAAATATAATAACTTTTATCAAAGTAGATTGGGTCAATTTCTTCTAGCTGGACAAAATGTAAAATATCGATAGTTTTACTTTGAGAAAATTGCTTTTTTAGCTTATCTAGCTCATGTTCTGATAGCGTCACAAAGTGACCTTCGCTTGTTTCATATCCCTTAATCAGTTCATCTGAATGAACATCACGTTCACAATGTTCACAGCGTTTTACATGATGAATGGGTTTGTAACAAACTGAGTGAAGCGTTCGCAATTTGATATCTTTGTCTTCAACTGCTCCGTGAAGCTTAATTGGAAATTCAATCAATCCAAAAGATAGCTGGCCTTTCCATGCTGTATGAAGCAAAAAATCACCTCGTTTTTTCTATAGTGTGCAACGAGGGACAGAAGATATGTACATCATTAATTAAGACTATTAAAACATAAATAGTCTTAATTAATCTATGTTCTAAATAAACAATATAAAAGAGGATTTGAGTAAATCTTATTCATTGGAGAATGGTTGGATAGGAACATGAGAAGCAGGAGAAGTAACGTTTGAGTTTTTATAGATGGTGATTTCTAGTATGGAGTTTTGAAGAGTTCCAATAATCTTTTTATTGGTCAACAAAAATGGGAAATCAATGGTTTTTTCAATCTTTTCTTCACGTGAAGCTTTTTGAGACGTATGCTGTTTATCATCGTATTCCTCATAGGTCACTTGTTTCGTCGCTACAAGGAAAAGTGATTGTGATTCAACTGATACATGAATATGTTGAGGGTGATAACCAGCAAGCTCTATTTCCACAATATAAGTATCTTCCGTTTCGAATAAATCTGCGCGAACAGAATCATAATCTAAATAGCTCATAAAAGGATTTTCCAAAATTAACTCTAGCAGTTCTCGAAAACTTTTTGAGCAATCGTTCTTAGAATGTTTGTTGTTCATACTTGTTTCCTCCGTTAAGATACACGTTCTTCCATAACCATCATATGCAAGCTTTCAAAGAGTGTGAAATGATGTATAGAAAGGAAAAGGTACCATGACTCGAGATAAACGAAGAACTGATGAAGTTACAACAGAAATTTTATCAGGAGTTATGCCATTATCTCTTTCAACAGAAAAAGGTAATGAGCTTCCAGAGGAAATTCAAGCGATGCAAGCCAATAAAGAAAAAAAGAGCCGCTAACGGCTCTTTTTTTGTTACATATCGTGACCGCTATTATGCTTTTGACGAGTATGCTGACGATTTTTTACTTTATGAGATCCACTAAGTGGTTCAGGTTGCCCAGTTTGATGTCCTTTAGGTGCGTTTTTATGCATGTCTTTACTATCGTTTTTGTTCATATGAAAGCTCCTCCTTTTCGTTGCTTCTCTTTTAATGTCGTTCATTATAGAAGCATTTATGCTCGGCATTTTTAACCTGTAAAACAAGGGTATGAATAACAGAAGGATATGAAACAATACAACAGAACAATGTAAAAAGGAGAGATATTATGCCATATCATAAAAATAGCCAGCAGGCTTTTCAAGCGGCTCAACAAGGTCATAAACAAACGTTAGACGCGTATGCACAATCAAATATTGTAAAACACGATGCAGCGTATGGACACGAACTAAAACTTCTTAAAGAAGAAATCAATGAAACATATCAACAAATTAATAATGCGCTGGAAACAGCTACTGAAACACAGCGTCAGCAGCTTACACAGTTTCAGCAGGACTTGCAGGGGATTATGAACGAAGTAAATGAGTAAACAACGAAAAAGCCATGTGGAAACATGGCTTTTTATGCTAGAAATCATGAGGTTTAAGGTATGTGCTTATCTAACACTAATAATCATTATGACCTATAAAAGCTCATGTTAAACGAGATTATTGATTTTTTTTACGTTTTTTATTATTTTGCTTTTGTTGTTCAGTAAGCGGCTCATTTGAAAATTCTTCGTTAAAACCCGCTCCTTTTCCTTGAGCGCTAGCAGCGTTTGCCCCAGGAATGACATGCTTTGATTTATGATTAGCCATTTGACTTCACCTCCATTTTTAATATGCGCAAAAGTCTATGAAATATGAATTATTAGAAAATGTTTGTGATTAATGATTATGTTATAAGAAAAACTTATGTAAATTAATAACATTCTTTTTATTTACTTATGTATAACATTATATTAAGATAGATGGTGAAGGGAATAGAGGATGGGGTAAGTAAAATCCTTTATACATAGCATTTAAGGGGGTAATGAAATGACTAAAAAAGACGTTTTTAACGCTCGTTCGTCATTCACAGTTAACGGTAGCACATATAATTATTACCGCTTACAAGCATTAGAAGAAGCGGGTTTAGGAGCGGTTTCAAAATTACCGTATTCAATTAAAGTATTATTAGAATCTGTTCTTCGTCAAGTAGACGGACGTGTAATTACAAAAGAGCACGTAGAAAATTTAGCAAAATGGGGAACTGATGAAATTCAAGAAGTAGATGTGCCGTTTAAGCCATCACGAGTTATTCTTCAAGACTTCACAGGTGTACCAGCAGTTGTTGATTTAGCATCTTTACGTAAAGCAATGGCTGATTTAGGTGGGGACCCAGATAAAATCAATCCAGAAATTCCAGTAGACCTTGTAGTTGACCACTCGGTACAAGTAGACAAAGCTGGAACATTAGATTCTTTACGAGTGAACATGGACCTTGAGTTCCAACGTAACACAGAACGTTATAAATTCTTGAACTGGGCTCAAAAATCATTTGATAACTATCGTGCTGTACCTCCTGCAACAGGAATCGTACACCAAGTAAATTTAGAATATTTAGCAAACGTAGTTCATGCAGTAGAAGAAAATGGCGAATATTTAGCGTTTCCAGATACATTGGTTGGAACTGACTCTCATACAACAATGATTAATGGTATTGGCGTTTTAGGTTGGGGCGTTGGTGGTATTGAAGCAGAAGCAGGAATGCTTGGTCAACCTTCATACTTCCCAGTACCAGAAGTTATTGGCGTAAAACTAACTGGTGAATTACCAAATGGTACAACAGCAACAGACCTTGCTTTAAAAGTAACACAAGTACTTCGTCAAAAGGGCGTTGTTGGAAAATTCGTTGAGTTCTTCGGACCAGGTGTAGCCCAGCTTCCATTAGCAGATCGTGCAACAATTGCTAATATGGCACCAGAGTACGGAGCAACCTGTGGATTCTTCCCAGTTGATAGCGAAGCGTTAGACTATATGCGTCTTACAGGTCGTGATGAAGCTGATATTCAGGTTGTCGAACAATATACAAAAGAAAACGGTTTATTCTACACTCCAGATGCAGCAGAACCAACGTTTACAGACGTAGTAGAAATTAACTTAGCCGAAATTGAAGCAAACCTTTCAGGTCCAAAGCGCCCTCAAGATTTAATTCCGCTTTCAGATATGCAAAGTGAATTTAAAAAAGCGCTAACGGCTCCTGTAAGTAACCAAAGCTTTGGCTTAAGTACTTCTGATGTAGAAAAAGAAGTAACTTTCAAGCTTGCTGATGGTACAGAAACAACAATGAAAACAGGTGCAATTGCGATTGCTGCAATTACAAGCTGTACAAATACATCAAATCCATATGTATTAGTAGCAGCTGGTTTAGTAGCTAAAAAAGCAGTTGAAAAAGGATTAGATGTTCCGGCTTACGTAAAAACATCATTAGCACCAGGTTCAAAAGTTGTAACGGGTTATTTACAAAGCTCAGGCTTACTTCCATACCTTGAAAAGATTGGTTACAATGTAGTTGGGTATGGCTGTACAACATGTATCGGAAACTCTGGTCCATTAGAGGACGAAATCGAGCAAGCAATTGCAGATAACGATTTATTAGTTACGTCAGTGTTGTCAGGTAATCGTAACTTTGAAGGTCGTATTCATCAGCTTGTAAAAGGAAATTACCTAGCATCTCCACCGCTTGTTGTAGCGTATTCTCTTGCTGGTACAGTTGATATTGATCTGCAAAAAGACCCAATTGGTGTAGGATCAGATGGTAAAGAAGTATTCTTTAGTGATATTTGGCCATCTCAAGACGAGATTAAAGAAGTAGTAAAAGCAACTGTAACGCCAGAATTGTTCCGTAAAGAGTACAATCGCGTGTTTGATGATAACGAGCGTTGGAATGAAATTGAAACAAGTGAAGAAGCTCTTTACACGTGGGATAATGATTCAACATATATTCAAAACCCACCATTCTTTGAAGGATTATCTGAAGAGCCAGGTGAAGTAGAAGCATTAAATGACCTGCGTGTTGTAGCGAAGTTTGGGGATTCTGTAACGACAGACCATATTTCACCAGCGGGTTCAATTGCAAAAGCATCGCCAGCTGGTCTGTATCTACAAGATAAAGGCGTTGAGCCAAGAGACTTTAACTCATACGGAT from Bacillus sp. 1780r2a1 encodes the following:
- a CDS encoding Ku protein, translated to MLHTAWKGQLSFGLIEFPIKLHGAVEDKDIKLRTLHSVCYKPIHHVKRCEHCERDVHSDELIKGYETSEGHFVTLSEHELDKLKKQFSQSKTIDILHFVQLEEIDPIYFDKSYYISATEFGGREYSVLLEGLAQSGKVGIAKVFLYSKQQLAIIRSYEGCLLLQTLHFHEELRHIQDVPHIDSLPSLSTKDRVAAVEIINKLSAPFEPKVHHDDYRDMLHELIQNKEAMASFNQQQSEQDVTKLMQMLKLSIDQSNLKPKKPRKKTIEKKA
- a CDS encoding Hsp20/alpha crystallin family protein; the protein is MNNKHSKNDCSKSFRELLELILENPFMSYLDYDSVRADLFETEDTYIVEIELAGYHPQHIHVSVESQSLFLVATKQVTYEEYDDKQHTSQKASREEKIEKTIDFPFLLTNKKIIGTLQNSILEITIYKNSNVTSPASHVPIQPFSNE
- a CDS encoding small acid-soluble spore protein P, producing MNKNDSKDMHKNAPKGHQTGQPEPLSGSHKVKNRQHTRQKHNSGHDM
- the sspO gene encoding small acid-soluble spore protein O, with translation MANHKSKHVIPGANAASAQGKGAGFNEEFSNEPLTEQQKQNNKKRKKNQ
- the acnA gene encoding aconitate hydratase AcnA; this encodes MTKKDVFNARSSFTVNGSTYNYYRLQALEEAGLGAVSKLPYSIKVLLESVLRQVDGRVITKEHVENLAKWGTDEIQEVDVPFKPSRVILQDFTGVPAVVDLASLRKAMADLGGDPDKINPEIPVDLVVDHSVQVDKAGTLDSLRVNMDLEFQRNTERYKFLNWAQKSFDNYRAVPPATGIVHQVNLEYLANVVHAVEENGEYLAFPDTLVGTDSHTTMINGIGVLGWGVGGIEAEAGMLGQPSYFPVPEVIGVKLTGELPNGTTATDLALKVTQVLRQKGVVGKFVEFFGPGVAQLPLADRATIANMAPEYGATCGFFPVDSEALDYMRLTGRDEADIQVVEQYTKENGLFYTPDAAEPTFTDVVEINLAEIEANLSGPKRPQDLIPLSDMQSEFKKALTAPVSNQSFGLSTSDVEKEVTFKLADGTETTMKTGAIAIAAITSCTNTSNPYVLVAAGLVAKKAVEKGLDVPAYVKTSLAPGSKVVTGYLQSSGLLPYLEKIGYNVVGYGCTTCIGNSGPLEDEIEQAIADNDLLVTSVLSGNRNFEGRIHQLVKGNYLASPPLVVAYSLAGTVDIDLQKDPIGVGSDGKEVFFSDIWPSQDEIKEVVKATVTPELFRKEYNRVFDDNERWNEIETSEEALYTWDNDSTYIQNPPFFEGLSEEPGEVEALNDLRVVAKFGDSVTTDHISPAGSIAKASPAGLYLQDKGVEPRDFNSYGSRRGNHEVMMRGTFANIRIKNQIAPGTEGGWTTYWPENKVMSIYDACMKYKEENTGLVVLAGKDYGMGSSRDWAAKGTNLLGIKTVIAESFERIHRSNLVLMGVLPLQFKEGESAETLGLTGTETIAVQIDETVKPRDFVKVTATDEAGNKKEFDVLVRFDSEVEIDYYRHGGILQMVLRDKLQSKTHA